The following are encoded in a window of Solidesulfovibrio magneticus RS-1 genomic DNA:
- a CDS encoding 4Fe-4S binding protein, protein MFNMTKNVVANLFSKSSTRLYPFAVRGHFEGFRGTLNINIDECIFCRTCMIKCPSQCIAVDNKAGTWTCEAMSCVYCGVCVDVCPTGCLSMSKEHRPVATEKQTMAYQGVPKKKKKEAAE, encoded by the coding sequence ATGTTCAACATGACCAAGAACGTCGTCGCGAACCTCTTCTCCAAAAGCTCCACGCGGCTCTATCCGTTTGCCGTGCGGGGCCATTTCGAGGGGTTTCGGGGGACGCTCAATATCAACATCGACGAGTGCATCTTCTGCCGGACCTGCATGATCAAATGCCCGTCCCAGTGCATCGCCGTTGACAACAAGGCCGGCACCTGGACCTGCGAAGCCATGAGCTGCGTATACTGCGGCGTGTGCGTGGACGTTTGCCCCACCGGCTGCCTGTCCATGTCCAAGGAGCATCGCCCCGTGGCCACGGAAAAGCAGACCATGGCCTACCAGGGCGTGCCCAAGAAAAAGAAAAAGGAAGCCGCCGAATAG
- a CDS encoding SGNH/GDSL hydrolase family protein → MRDIPAAHWCGRAIAWASCAVFLLFLLLHLGIHGYWALTDTTPPDVVEPRAYANVLGDLEPRLSVVAREIPGLPYAVGIDAEGWRRTGPPSRTPAPLRILCLGDSFTYGVGVADREAYPALLETYLRKRFPARGVSVVNAGVPFYDIFDELSYYREKGRLLRPDLVIVQFYANDLEAMAGSFFREDLKVRQGGRYNPFDQGLGREKVERVLISWFETHLSWLMDGLRNRSSSGGPSPAASGPFKAYHLQATPEEKRHLNDKAALLDAASLPAMERFWDNYREALLELRDAVRGDGAQLLLVLAPDVLQMRENKNAPGAALVEACRAAGIPVLDMTTVLRSMSGDNPDLFYLTPKNNHPNVHGHTVMAKLLAESLGFDPAGRQRVEPAAAAFAYADPIVRVLRFSPEGIAAERQEPMTVVPVRSDNLAFFDVTMEGGNHISGLRPDLRFKPTGELVVRIDADMPLDMVSVTLFRRVFPPVNGFVQLSWSRDGTRYEQLQFVSDSAGDGAAGFENGRLSEIDLRQAPCARLYLRLVVHNEACVFGETSDPPWRRFEIVGYPSQALYPRSHR, encoded by the coding sequence ATGCGGGACATTCCTGCCGCCCACTGGTGCGGCCGCGCCATCGCCTGGGCGTCGTGCGCCGTGTTTCTCCTCTTTTTGTTGCTGCACCTGGGAATCCACGGCTATTGGGCGCTGACCGACACCACGCCACCCGATGTCGTGGAGCCACGGGCTTACGCCAATGTGCTCGGCGACCTTGAGCCCAGGCTCTCGGTTGTTGCCCGCGAGATCCCCGGCCTGCCCTATGCCGTGGGCATCGACGCCGAGGGCTGGCGGCGCACCGGGCCGCCGTCCCGGACGCCGGCCCCCCTGCGTATCCTGTGCCTCGGCGATTCCTTCACCTACGGTGTCGGCGTGGCCGACCGCGAAGCCTATCCCGCCTTGCTCGAAACCTATCTGCGAAAACGTTTTCCGGCGCGCGGGGTCTCGGTCGTGAACGCCGGAGTTCCCTTCTACGATATCTTTGACGAACTCTCCTACTACCGTGAAAAAGGGCGCTTGTTGCGCCCTGATCTGGTGATTGTCCAATTCTACGCCAATGACCTGGAAGCCATGGCCGGTTCTTTTTTTCGGGAGGACCTCAAGGTGCGCCAGGGTGGCCGGTACAATCCTTTTGACCAGGGGCTTGGGCGCGAAAAGGTCGAGCGCGTCCTGATCAGCTGGTTCGAGACTCATTTGTCCTGGCTTATGGACGGGTTGCGCAACCGGTCGTCGTCGGGTGGCCCCTCTCCGGCCGCTTCCGGTCCCTTCAAGGCCTACCACCTCCAGGCCACGCCGGAGGAAAAGCGCCATCTGAATGACAAGGCGGCTTTGCTCGATGCCGCCAGTCTGCCGGCCATGGAGCGGTTTTGGGACAACTACCGCGAGGCGTTGCTCGAGCTGCGCGACGCGGTCCGGGGCGACGGAGCCCAGCTCCTGCTGGTCCTGGCTCCGGACGTGCTCCAAATGCGGGAAAACAAGAATGCCCCCGGGGCGGCCCTGGTGGAAGCGTGCCGGGCCGCCGGCATTCCCGTCCTCGACATGACCACGGTCCTGCGGTCCATGTCCGGCGACAATCCCGACTTGTTTTATCTCACGCCCAAAAACAACCACCCCAACGTCCACGGGCATACGGTCATGGCCAAGCTCCTGGCTGAATCCCTGGGATTCGACCCGGCCGGGCGGCAACGGGTCGAGCCGGCGGCAGCGGCTTTTGCCTATGCCGACCCCATTGTCCGCGTCCTGCGGTTTTCGCCCGAGGGCATCGCCGCCGAACGGCAAGAACCCATGACCGTGGTTCCGGTTCGCAGCGACAACCTTGCCTTTTTTGACGTCACGATGGAAGGCGGCAACCATATTAGCGGGTTGCGGCCCGATTTGCGCTTTAAGCCCACCGGGGAACTCGTCGTGCGCATTGACGCCGACATGCCCCTGGACATGGTCTCGGTCACGCTTTTTCGGCGGGTGTTTCCGCCGGTCAACGGCTTTGTGCAACTGTCCTGGTCACGGGATGGGACGCGCTACGAACAACTGCAGTTCGTCTCGGACTCCGCCGGAGATGGGGCTGCCGGCTTTGAAAACGGACGGCTTTCGGAAATCGAT